One window from the genome of Alkalihalobacillus sp. LMS6 encodes:
- a CDS encoding acyl-CoA dehydrogenase family protein, which yields MTLTKDQLMIRDMVRQFARKEIAPLAIQLDKESRFANDIFKKLGELGVLGIPFPEEYGGSGGDTVSYALAVEEIGYACGGTGLSYAAAVSLGASPIYYYGTEEQKKAHLTPLASGQSLGAFGLTEPNAGSDAGGTQTKARLEGDEYIINGEKCWITNAEYSRTVIVTAVVGQKENGKKMISAFIVPTDSPGFKISSNYDKMGVRASNTCELVLEDVRVPKENLLGDPEKGFSQFLYTLDGGRISIAALAVGIAQAAFDRALAYSKERKQFGKSISSFQAIQFKLADMAMEIELARNMVHTAAKLKDSGKPFGKEAAYAKLFASEMATRTCNEAIQIHGGYGYMREYEVERMLRDAKLLEIGEGTSEIQRLVIARHLGLGK from the coding sequence ATGACATTAACAAAAGATCAACTTATGATTCGTGACATGGTAAGACAATTTGCTCGAAAAGAAATTGCTCCATTAGCTATTCAGCTTGATAAAGAATCACGTTTTGCAAATGATATTTTCAAAAAGTTAGGTGAATTAGGTGTTTTAGGTATTCCTTTCCCGGAAGAGTATGGCGGTTCAGGCGGTGATACAGTTTCGTATGCATTAGCAGTTGAAGAAATTGGGTATGCGTGCGGAGGAACAGGATTAAGCTACGCCGCAGCTGTTTCTCTTGGGGCAAGCCCGATTTATTATTATGGAACAGAAGAACAAAAAAAAGCTCATCTTACACCTTTAGCATCTGGGCAATCGCTAGGAGCGTTTGGTTTAACAGAGCCTAATGCAGGTTCGGATGCAGGAGGAACACAAACGAAAGCACGCTTAGAAGGTGACGAATACATCATCAATGGAGAAAAGTGCTGGATAACAAATGCGGAATATTCGCGAACGGTGATTGTCACAGCCGTAGTCGGTCAAAAAGAAAATGGGAAAAAAATGATCTCTGCGTTTATTGTGCCAACGGATTCACCAGGATTTAAAATTTCATCCAATTACGACAAGATGGGTGTGCGCGCTTCGAATACGTGCGAGCTTGTTTTAGAGGATGTTCGAGTGCCAAAAGAGAACTTATTAGGAGACCCGGAAAAGGGCTTTAGTCAATTTCTTTATACGCTTGATGGGGGACGAATTTCGATAGCCGCTCTTGCAGTAGGCATTGCACAAGCAGCATTTGACCGCGCGTTAGCCTATTCTAAAGAACGAAAGCAGTTCGGGAAGTCAATTAGTTCGTTTCAAGCCATTCAATTTAAGCTCGCTGATATGGCGATGGAAATTGAACTTGCAAGGAATATGGTGCATACAGCGGCAAAGCTAAAAGATAGTGGTAAGCCGTTTGGGAAAGAAGCGGCTTATGCAAAACTTTTTGCTTCAGAAATGGCTACACGCACATGTAATGAAGCGATACAAATTCATGGTGGTTATGGCTATATGCGCGAGTATGAAGTCGAGCGGATGTTGCGAGATGCTAAATTACTTGAAATTGGAGAAGGCACGTCAGAAATCCAACGCCTCGTCATTGCTAGACACTTAGGCCTAGGCAAATAA
- a CDS encoding biotin carboxylase N-terminal domain-containing protein, producing the protein MITSILIANRGEIASRIIRTCKKMGIRTVAIYSEADEQAQHTKLADEAYYVGKSNVQESYLNQNRILTIATEAKVDAIHPGYGLLSEQASFATNCRDHGFIFIGPDAKAISLMGDKLQARKTMIAAGVPVIPGTDAVENIEDTLKEANKIGYPVMLKAASGGGGIGITICRNDQDCEKAFEKNKKQASMFFGDGSLYVEKYIVNPRHIELQLLADEAGNILVFGERECSIQRRHQKIIEEAPSPFLTETVREAMTEMAILAGKAIQYKNAGTIECLVDEDGMFYFLEMNTRLQVEHPVTEEIFNIDLVEWQIRIASGETLPWKQEDIHFSGHAIEARIYAEDPIRFFPSPGTIQELSLPTAEHIRHECPIEAGSVVSHFYDPMIAKLIVVGRDREEAIRRLGEAIHSYSLTGIKTNIPTIKAIVGHQVFQAGEATTAFMEQHHDELTKRIQEVLS; encoded by the coding sequence TTGATTACATCTATTTTAATCGCTAACCGAGGTGAAATTGCATCTCGTATTATCCGAACGTGTAAAAAGATGGGCATTCGCACAGTTGCAATTTATTCAGAAGCCGACGAACAGGCACAGCACACAAAATTAGCGGACGAAGCCTATTACGTTGGTAAATCAAACGTTCAGGAAAGTTATTTAAATCAAAACCGTATTTTAACTATTGCAACAGAAGCAAAAGTGGACGCGATTCACCCTGGCTATGGATTATTATCCGAGCAAGCTTCCTTTGCAACGAATTGTCGAGATCATGGCTTTATTTTTATCGGACCGGACGCTAAAGCGATTTCTTTAATGGGTGATAAATTACAAGCACGAAAAACAATGATTGCTGCTGGAGTCCCTGTTATTCCAGGTACGGATGCGGTCGAAAATATTGAAGATACACTTAAAGAGGCAAACAAAATTGGTTATCCAGTTATGTTGAAGGCGGCTTCCGGAGGTGGAGGGATCGGCATAACGATTTGCCGAAATGATCAAGATTGTGAGAAGGCATTTGAAAAAAATAAGAAGCAGGCTTCAATGTTTTTTGGAGATGGTTCACTCTATGTGGAGAAATATATTGTCAACCCAAGGCATATTGAGCTGCAATTGCTAGCAGACGAGGCGGGAAATATTCTTGTCTTTGGAGAAAGGGAATGCTCGATACAGCGACGCCATCAAAAAATTATTGAAGAAGCACCATCACCTTTTTTAACTGAAACCGTTAGAGAAGCGATGACCGAAATGGCAATTCTAGCAGGAAAAGCGATTCAATATAAAAATGCAGGTACGATTGAGTGCTTAGTTGATGAAGACGGAATGTTCTATTTTTTAGAAATGAATACGCGACTTCAAGTGGAGCACCCGGTAACGGAAGAAATCTTCAACATTGATCTCGTTGAGTGGCAAATTCGAATCGCATCTGGAGAAACATTGCCTTGGAAGCAAGAAGATATCCATTTTTCGGGCCACGCAATCGAAGCAAGAATCTATGCGGAAGACCCTATTCGCTTTTTTCCATCACCTGGGACTATCCAAGAATTGTCATTGCCGACTGCGGAACATATTCGCCATGAGTGCCCAATAGAAGCTGGTAGTGTTGTTAGTCATTTTTATGACCCAATGATTGCGAAATTGATTGTGGTTGGCCGTGATCGAGAAGAAGCCATTCGTCGTCTAGGCGAGGCAATTCATTCGTATTCGCTCACAGGAATTAAAACGAATATCCCGACTATTAAAGCGATCGTAGGTCACCAAGTTTTTCAAGCTGGAGAAGCAACTACTGCTTTTATGGAGCAGCATCACGACGAGTTAACAAAACGAATTCAGGAGGTTCTATCATGA
- a CDS encoding acetyl-CoA carboxylase biotin carboxyl carrier protein subunit, which produces MSYIQASMAGNVWKIVVAVGDKIEKGQEVAILESMKMEIPIEAEVEGTVKAIVKPEGEFVNEGDHLIELD; this is translated from the coding sequence ATGAGTTATATTCAAGCATCAATGGCAGGGAATGTGTGGAAAATAGTGGTAGCAGTAGGCGATAAAATTGAAAAAGGACAAGAGGTTGCGATTTTAGAATCCATGAAGATGGAAATTCCGATTGAAGCTGAAGTTGAAGGAACCGTAAAAGCGATCGTTAAGCCTGAAGGAGAATTTGTAAACGAAGGGGATCATTTAATTGAACTTGACTAG
- a CDS encoding enoyl-CoA hydratase, which yields MTSELISKEGTQVVTLTLNRPQAANALSTQLLKELKAHMEKLQNDKDVRVIILTSAGEKAFCAGADLKERITMNEEEVKEAVRLIGETIHEVSKLPQPVICAANGLALGGGLELALASDLRVFSEDALYGLTETSLAIIPGAGGTQRLPSIVGVGKAKELIFTAQRITGKEAQAIGLCEYAVPFEEVENKANELAAQIANNGPIAIQAAKHAIDSGTHLSIEEGLKIENDAYQKTIRTDDRMEGLKAFKEKRKPDYQGR from the coding sequence TTGACTAGTGAACTGATTTCAAAAGAAGGTACACAAGTTGTAACGCTAACGCTGAATCGACCACAGGCTGCGAATGCTTTGTCGACACAACTATTAAAAGAACTTAAGGCTCATATGGAGAAACTTCAAAATGACAAAGATGTAAGAGTCATTATTTTGACTTCTGCTGGGGAAAAAGCTTTTTGCGCAGGGGCAGACTTAAAAGAGCGAATAACGATGAATGAAGAAGAGGTGAAGGAAGCGGTTCGTTTAATAGGCGAGACGATCCATGAAGTATCTAAGCTTCCTCAACCTGTTATATGCGCAGCTAACGGATTAGCACTAGGTGGAGGTCTTGAACTTGCGTTAGCAAGTGACTTGCGAGTCTTTTCTGAAGACGCGCTTTATGGGCTAACCGAAACATCACTTGCTATTATTCCTGGTGCAGGAGGCACACAGCGATTACCGAGCATTGTCGGTGTAGGAAAAGCGAAAGAGTTAATTTTCACAGCGCAACGAATTACTGGGAAAGAAGCGCAAGCCATTGGCTTATGTGAATATGCAGTACCATTTGAAGAGGTTGAAAATAAAGCAAATGAACTGGCAGCTCAAATTGCCAATAATGGCCCAATTGCGATTCAGGCAGCTAAACATGCGATTGATTCAGGAACACACCTTTCGATTGAGGAAGGGTTAAAAATCGAAAACGACGCCTATCAGAAAACAATACGCACAGATGATCGAATGGAAGGTTTGAAGGCTTTTAAAGAAAAAAGAAAACCCGACTACCAAGGGCGCTAG
- a CDS encoding acyl-CoA carboxylase subunit beta: MTIEQRFKEKIDTIYQGGQEKYHDQNEAKGKRFVRQRLSLLLDDGLETEDGLFANSEAEGLPADGVVCGTGKINGKTVCVMANDSTVKAGSWGARTVEKIIRIQETAEKLAVPMLYLVDSAGARITDQVEMFPGRRGAGRIFHNQVKLSGKIPQVCILFGPSAAGGAYIPAFCDLVIMVEGNASMYLGSPRMAQMVIGENVSLEEMGGASMHCSVSGCGDILAKDELEAIDHAREYISYVPRSYKEKVAMTEPVLPKDLPKTIEDIIPENQNTPFNMYDLLDRLIDDNSFFEIKKLFAPELITGFARLNGRTIGIIANQPKAKGGVLFHDSADKAARFITLCDAYHIPLLFLADIPGFMIGTKVERAGIIRHGAKMISAMAEATVPKISVVVRKAYGAGLYAMAGPAFDPDCCLALPQAQIAVMGPEAAVNAVYANKIAELEPEERNAFIAEKRDEYKQNIDVYRLASELVIDGVVNGNDLRNELTKRFALYETKDVVFTDRKHPVYPV, encoded by the coding sequence ATGACGATTGAACAGCGATTTAAGGAAAAAATCGATACCATCTATCAAGGTGGTCAAGAGAAATACCATGACCAAAATGAAGCAAAAGGAAAACGATTCGTACGACAGCGTTTATCTTTGTTACTAGATGATGGGCTTGAAACCGAGGATGGGTTATTTGCCAATTCAGAGGCGGAAGGGTTACCGGCAGATGGTGTCGTTTGCGGAACAGGCAAGATAAATGGGAAAACAGTGTGTGTCATGGCGAACGATTCAACAGTAAAGGCTGGTTCTTGGGGAGCAAGAACGGTAGAAAAAATTATTCGTATACAAGAAACTGCGGAGAAATTAGCCGTTCCGATGCTATATTTAGTTGACTCAGCAGGGGCTCGTATAACGGATCAAGTCGAAATGTTTCCAGGTCGAAGAGGAGCTGGGAGAATTTTTCATAACCAAGTTAAGCTGTCAGGGAAAATTCCTCAAGTATGTATTTTATTCGGTCCTTCAGCAGCTGGTGGTGCGTATATTCCCGCATTTTGCGATCTCGTTATTATGGTGGAAGGAAACGCTTCTATGTATTTGGGCTCTCCACGAATGGCTCAAATGGTTATAGGAGAAAATGTTAGCCTAGAAGAGATGGGTGGGGCTTCCATGCACTGCAGTGTTTCGGGTTGTGGTGACATTCTCGCAAAAGATGAGCTTGAAGCAATCGACCATGCAAGAGAGTACATCTCGTACGTACCACGGAGTTATAAAGAAAAAGTAGCAATGACTGAGCCGGTATTGCCAAAGGATTTACCGAAAACCATTGAAGATATTATTCCTGAAAATCAAAACACACCGTTTAATATGTATGACTTGTTGGATCGACTCATTGACGACAATAGTTTTTTTGAAATAAAAAAATTGTTTGCGCCAGAATTGATTACAGGTTTTGCGCGATTAAATGGAAGAACAATTGGTATTATTGCCAATCAACCTAAGGCAAAAGGTGGCGTCTTGTTCCATGATTCGGCTGATAAAGCTGCTCGATTTATCACCTTATGTGATGCCTATCATATTCCGCTATTATTCCTCGCAGATATTCCGGGCTTTATGATTGGAACAAAAGTGGAACGTGCTGGAATTATTCGCCATGGCGCAAAAATGATTTCGGCGATGGCGGAAGCAACCGTACCAAAGATTTCTGTTGTCGTGCGTAAAGCGTACGGTGCTGGTCTTTATGCAATGGCAGGGCCTGCATTTGATCCGGATTGTTGTTTAGCGCTACCACAAGCGCAAATTGCAGTGATGGGTCCAGAAGCTGCGGTAAATGCCGTTTATGCAAATAAAATTGCTGAGCTAGAGCCAGAGGAACGTAATGCGTTTATAGCTGAAAAAAGAGATGAATATAAACAGAACATTGATGTGTATCGCTTGGCATCTGAACTCGTAATAGATGGGGTTGTGAACGGAAATGACTTGCGCAATGAGCTAACAAAACGATTTGCGCTTTATGAAACAAAAGATGTCGTCTTTACGGATCGAAAACACCCAGTTTATCCAGTTTAA
- a CDS encoding alpha/beta-type small acid-soluble spore protein, which yields MADNRSSNNLVVPGVQQALDQMKYEIASEFGVNLGPDTTARANGSVGGEITKRLVQMAEQQMSGGYQK from the coding sequence ATGGCAGATAACAGAAGTTCAAACAACCTAGTTGTACCAGGTGTACAACAAGCACTTGATCAAATGAAGTACGAGATTGCTTCAGAATTTGGTGTTAACCTTGGTCCTGATACAACGGCTCGTGCAAACGGTTCAGTTGGTGGGGAAATCACTAAACGTTTAGTTCAAATGGCTGAACAACAAATGAGTGGCGGTTACCAAAAATAA
- a CDS encoding ABC transporter ATP-binding protein: MASIQLNNVYKVYDGDVTAVSDFNLDIQDKEFIVFVGPSGCGKSTTLRMIAGLEEISKGDLVIGDKRMNDVAPKDRDIAMVFQNYALYPHMNVYDNMAFGLKLRKFKKEEIKKRVDNAAKILGLEEMLDRKPKAMSGGQRQRVALGRAIVRDPQVFLMDEPLSNLDAKLRVQMRAEITKLHKRLQTTTIYVTHDQTEAMTMATRIVIMKDGLIQQIGTPKDVYDNPENVFVGGFIGSPSMNFLSGKLDGNEFVINNQRIQVPEGKLSILREQGFANKELILGIRPEDIHDEPVFISSSEGSKIDALIDVAELTGAETVLYSSIEGQEFVARVDSRTTAQSGDTIELALNMNKAHFFNPEDEQRIR, encoded by the coding sequence ATGGCTTCTATTCAATTAAACAATGTATACAAAGTATATGATGGGGATGTTACAGCGGTTTCCGATTTTAATCTTGATATTCAGGATAAAGAGTTTATCGTATTTGTTGGACCTTCTGGTTGTGGAAAATCAACAACACTACGAATGATTGCAGGTCTTGAAGAGATTTCTAAAGGAGACTTAGTTATCGGTGACAAACGGATGAACGACGTCGCGCCTAAAGATCGAGACATTGCCATGGTTTTCCAAAACTATGCTCTTTATCCGCATATGAATGTTTATGACAATATGGCGTTTGGTTTAAAACTAAGAAAGTTTAAAAAGGAAGAAATAAAAAAACGTGTAGATAATGCTGCGAAAATTTTAGGATTAGAAGAGATGCTTGATCGTAAACCGAAAGCGATGTCAGGCGGTCAGCGTCAGCGTGTTGCACTCGGTCGTGCAATTGTACGTGACCCTCAAGTTTTCTTGATGGATGAACCTCTTTCAAACTTAGATGCGAAACTTCGTGTACAGATGCGTGCAGAAATAACAAAACTTCATAAACGTCTACAAACGACAACGATTTATGTCACACATGACCAAACAGAAGCTATGACAATGGCAACAAGAATTGTCATTATGAAAGATGGTTTAATTCAACAAATTGGTACACCGAAAGATGTGTACGATAACCCAGAGAATGTTTTTGTTGGTGGCTTTATTGGTTCTCCATCAATGAACTTCTTATCTGGTAAGTTAGATGGCAATGAATTCGTTATTAATAATCAGCGCATTCAAGTGCCAGAAGGAAAACTTTCCATTCTGCGTGAACAAGGCTTTGCCAATAAAGAGCTTATTTTAGGCATCCGTCCTGAAGATATCCATGATGAGCCTGTCTTTATTTCTTCATCTGAAGGTTCTAAAATTGATGCATTAATTGATGTTGCCGAGTTAACTGGTGCAGAAACGGTTCTCTACTCTTCAATTGAAGGCCAAGAATTTGTTGCGCGCGTCGACTCTCGTACAACAGCACAAAGTGGCGACACCATTGAACTTGCCCTTAACATGAATAAAGCTCATTTCTTCAATCCAGAAGATGAACAGCGCATCCGCTAA
- a CDS encoding helix-turn-helix domain-containing protein, whose translation MNAIIKETFSHALWQPTDELAHRLAFQSQQEMIYMHRLKLTEREKTLLSLLLSEPDDIPKPLTKHEQEWYTYIYRDGPQPQLDRSLTGLHFYVEQPIVEIEAFREAVLSFFPSQTLLLWESERTGVLLFPSDYHDYDLDAIIELIESDFYTTIRTFLGVPLRASHMRSSLSFERDLFTKRIELKKGPHTFDVATSSLIEIKNHIDPDRFQQLRFHFFSNELLQDRELIHTVTTFLKQNLNTSQTAKELHLHRNSLQYRLDKFSAQTGLDLRLFTHATLTFLLLKQPH comes from the coding sequence ATGAATGCAATTATAAAAGAAACATTTTCGCATGCTTTATGGCAACCAACAGATGAGTTAGCACACCGTTTAGCCTTTCAATCCCAACAAGAAATGATTTATATGCATCGTCTGAAATTAACTGAACGGGAAAAAACGTTGTTGTCTTTGTTGCTATCAGAGCCGGATGATATCCCAAAACCACTAACCAAACATGAACAAGAATGGTATACCTACATTTATCGAGATGGGCCACAGCCCCAATTGGATCGCTCCCTTACCGGGCTTCATTTTTATGTAGAACAACCGATCGTAGAAATTGAAGCATTTAGAGAAGCCGTTCTTTCTTTCTTTCCATCTCAGACTCTGTTGCTATGGGAAAGTGAACGAACCGGGGTTCTGTTATTTCCTTCCGATTACCACGATTATGATTTAGACGCGATTATTGAACTAATTGAATCTGATTTTTATACAACCATCCGCACGTTTCTAGGCGTTCCTTTAAGAGCGAGTCATATGCGCTCTTCTCTATCGTTTGAAAGAGACTTGTTTACGAAGCGGATTGAACTTAAAAAGGGACCACATACATTCGATGTCGCTACCTCAAGTCTGATTGAGATTAAGAATCATATTGATCCTGATCGTTTTCAGCAACTGCGTTTTCACTTTTTCTCAAATGAACTACTGCAAGATCGCGAATTAATTCATACGGTGACGACTTTTCTTAAACAGAATCTTAATACGTCACAAACCGCAAAGGAACTCCACCTTCATCGCAATAGCCTTCAATACCGACTAGATAAATTTAGCGCACAAACAGGTTTAGATTTAAGATTATTTACACACGCTACACTAACCTTTCTTCTTTTAAAACAGCCACACTAA
- a CDS encoding DUF5342 family protein, translating to MLVHFQYKPLQHKQRNQSWLFSFYFQGQFTSGTYYYDGTIEWDSPPKQMDKEEELKHAVHDLMLYHVYEDEHQPQE from the coding sequence ATGCTTGTTCACTTTCAGTATAAGCCACTACAGCATAAACAACGAAATCAAAGTTGGCTCTTTTCATTTTATTTTCAAGGACAGTTTACATCAGGTACGTATTACTATGATGGGACAATTGAATGGGACAGCCCACCAAAACAAATGGACAAGGAAGAAGAATTGAAACATGCTGTTCATGATTTGATGCTTTATCATGTTTATGAGGATGAACATCAGCCGCAAGAATAA
- a CDS encoding DUF445 domain-containing protein, translating into MQWVLLVFVLAVVGAIVGAATNALAIRMLFRPHRAYHLGKWQLPFTPGLLPRRQQELAKQMGNIVSNHLLTAEGLGKKISSDVFSNELTTWVSERLKKWLMSEQTVESLLKSILTVEDGKEAFVVKSKSWIKERIKRYIENNQDVSAKQFVPLEVQTTVLTYLPKLSEKMIEKAKSYVESADGQEKMVAMASNFLSSKGKLGGMLSMFLSSEKVVDMLYPEIIKFLNDEKTKDMLHGLLAREWNQLLEKPLSSFNAETYIDDVIDKATDGIEDKIPLLNWYDAPLHTWTTPYMERIVENWAPQVVKVTTGYIQVHLASILASLRLNEVIEQQVASFSMATLEDLIMTITRKELRLITLLGGLIGGIVGLIQAVIVHFFY; encoded by the coding sequence GTGCAATGGGTTTTATTAGTTTTCGTTCTCGCAGTTGTTGGTGCGATCGTTGGAGCGGCGACAAATGCGTTAGCTATTCGGATGTTGTTTCGACCTCATCGCGCTTATCATTTAGGAAAGTGGCAACTGCCATTTACACCTGGTTTATTACCAAGAAGGCAACAAGAACTCGCAAAGCAAATGGGGAACATCGTCTCAAATCATTTGCTTACAGCTGAAGGACTCGGAAAAAAAATTAGTAGTGACGTTTTCTCGAACGAATTAACAACTTGGGTAAGTGAACGCCTAAAGAAATGGTTAATGAGTGAACAAACAGTTGAATCCTTATTAAAGTCAATCTTAACGGTGGAAGATGGGAAAGAAGCGTTTGTTGTAAAATCGAAATCGTGGATAAAAGAACGAATAAAACGATATATCGAAAACAATCAAGATGTTTCAGCAAAGCAGTTTGTTCCGTTAGAAGTGCAGACAACCGTACTAACTTATCTGCCGAAACTGTCAGAAAAAATGATTGAAAAAGCAAAATCCTATGTAGAAAGTGCAGATGGTCAAGAAAAGATGGTCGCTATGGCTTCGAACTTTTTGTCTTCAAAAGGAAAGCTCGGCGGAATGCTATCAATGTTTTTATCAAGTGAAAAAGTTGTTGATATGCTTTATCCAGAGATTATTAAGTTTCTTAACGATGAAAAAACGAAAGATATGCTGCATGGGCTACTCGCTCGAGAATGGAACCAGCTGTTAGAGAAGCCGTTGTCTTCATTCAATGCAGAGACTTATATTGATGATGTAATTGATAAAGCTACAGATGGAATTGAAGATAAAATTCCACTTCTAAATTGGTATGATGCACCACTGCATACATGGACCACGCCTTACATGGAACGTATTGTAGAAAATTGGGCACCGCAAGTAGTAAAAGTAACTACAGGCTATATTCAAGTACATTTAGCGTCAATTTTGGCAAGCTTACGTTTAAATGAAGTGATTGAGCAGCAAGTTGCTTCGTTTTCAATGGCTACTTTAGAAGATCTCATCATGACGATCACGCGAAAGGAGCTACGTTTAATTACGTTGCTAGGAGGATTAATTGGAGGTATTGTCGGTTTAATCCAAGCGGTCATTGTCCACTTTTTTTATTAG
- a CDS encoding YlbF family regulator, with protein MSMTYDKAHELKDALEQSEEFKSLHELHEQIEADEIAKKMLENFRKLQLDLQQKQMQGIQISEEEAQQAQQQFELVQQHELISKLMEAEQQLSVIITELNKIITEPLEKIYGDPSQEQ; from the coding sequence ATGAGTATGACATATGATAAAGCACATGAATTAAAGGATGCACTTGAGCAAAGTGAAGAGTTCAAGTCCCTTCATGAGCTACATGAACAAATTGAAGCGGATGAGATTGCAAAAAAAATGCTTGAAAACTTTCGTAAGCTTCAACTAGATCTTCAACAAAAGCAAATGCAAGGCATTCAAATTTCTGAAGAAGAAGCGCAACAAGCGCAACAGCAATTTGAACTTGTTCAACAGCATGAGCTTATTTCAAAACTAATGGAAGCAGAGCAACAGCTTAGCGTGATTATTACAGAGTTAAACAAAATCATCACGGAACCATTAGAGAAGATTTACGGCGATCCTTCTCAAGAACAGTAA
- a CDS encoding HAD-IIB family hydrolase produces the protein MKTYNLLVMNIDKMFLEGDMKASKKTKSAMSYLAKKQVSVVLVTNQSFSYAKKIARNLKVDSMMIAHGGALISDTNQNEWYNRPLSLESTLDLCHVLERFDCEVKLQYGDYCASIRPQHKQTLLARMSFNSPGEQILYPLTYVDSLYEHVLKEGKGPLNVGLKCEEEKDLAYICETLKEEIPDLTVTYTNKGECFVVGAGAEKERALQWLVNKDQLSLDQIVVVGAGHEDAEMVAMAGLGVAMGDAPQTVQEKANWVTRTTEQDGLAYMVHEVFRKQLNIQMKE, from the coding sequence TTGAAAACCTATAATTTGTTAGTTATGAACATTGATAAAATGTTTCTAGAAGGGGATATGAAAGCAAGCAAAAAGACAAAGTCAGCAATGTCCTATTTAGCAAAGAAGCAAGTATCAGTCGTCTTAGTGACAAACCAGTCTTTTTCATATGCAAAGAAAATCGCTCGCAATTTAAAGGTAGATAGCATGATGATTGCGCATGGCGGCGCTCTTATATCAGATACGAATCAAAATGAATGGTACAATCGACCATTGAGTTTGGAATCGACGCTTGATCTATGTCATGTACTGGAGCGTTTTGATTGTGAAGTGAAACTACAGTACGGAGACTACTGTGCTTCCATTCGTCCGCAACATAAACAAACGTTGTTAGCGAGAATGTCGTTCAATTCGCCAGGAGAACAAATCCTTTATCCACTTACCTACGTAGATTCGCTCTATGAACATGTGCTTAAAGAAGGGAAAGGGCCGCTAAACGTAGGTTTAAAATGTGAAGAAGAAAAAGATTTAGCCTATATTTGTGAGACATTAAAGGAAGAAATCCCTGATTTGACTGTTACGTATACGAATAAAGGCGAATGTTTTGTCGTTGGCGCAGGGGCTGAAAAAGAAAGAGCGCTACAATGGCTAGTCAACAAAGATCAATTGTCGCTTGATCAAATTGTTGTGGTTGGAGCCGGGCATGAAGATGCAGAAATGGTGGCAATGGCAGGTCTCGGTGTAGCAATGGGCGATGCCCCGCAAACAGTCCAAGAAAAAGCGAATTGGGTGACAAGAACGACCGAACAAGATGGTTTAGCATATATGGTTCACGAAGTATTTCGAAAACAATTAAACATACAAATGAAAGAATAA
- a CDS encoding YhzD family protein — MMTYFLTAFNKDSSVVLNERIEADTEEHAISEAKTKLQEVHAEGLTHRLTLNGKMILFAR, encoded by the coding sequence ATGATGACTTACTTTTTAACGGCTTTTAATAAAGATAGCTCCGTTGTGTTAAATGAGCGAATTGAAGCAGACACAGAAGAACACGCCATTTCTGAAGCGAAGACAAAACTGCAAGAGGTCCATGCAGAAGGGTTAACGCACCGTTTAACGTTGAACGGCAAAATGATCTTATTTGCTCGATGA